ATGATCTCTGCGGGGTTGGAGAGGTAATAATCGAGCCGATAGAACAGGATGTACCCGAAACGACCACCCAAAATGACGCCGACGATGATCCACGTCATCAGGTCTTCGAGCGTCCGCTTGTCCATCGGCGGAGTGTCGTTATGCCAGAGCGCAGGCCTTGACAGCGCGCGGCGCACGGTCAGCCAGCCAAGGCCGATCCCGACAATATAGGCCAGAGCATACCAGCGCAGGGCAAACTCGTTGCCGAAGAGGTTGATCGAGAAAACCTCGGGTGAAAGATCGGGAAAGGGGATCGCTGCAATCATGACCGAGTGATGATGCGCCGCGCGCAAGGTGTCAACGGCTGACGGGGTTGTCACGCACGCCTTGGCAGCCCATATAAAGCTCGAGCAATGCCGGAGTGACACATGCAGACGCGTAACAAGATCCTTGATGATTTTTCCCAGCTGATGACCAATGCCATGGGCGTGGCCCAGGGTGCCAAGGACGAAGCGAACAACGCTATGAAGTCCATGCTGGACCGCTGGCTGGCCGAACGCGACTTCGTGACCCGCGAAGAGTTCGACGCTGTCCGCCTGATGGCCCAGAAGGCCCGCGAAGAGAACGAAGCGCTCAAGGCGCGGCTCGACGCACTGGAAAACAAGTAAGACATCGGGGCGCCATCGGGCGCCCTTTTGTTTTCCGCAAAGGGATGGTGCGGATGACACAAACAGGGCTGCGTCGCTTGACGTGGGGATGCCATTGAGCGTTACCGCCCTATAGTCCATCCAAGTTCGGCATGTTACGGACGAATTGATTGGGGATGGCAATGCCAGCGACTACAGCGCACAAATCTGTGCTGCGCTATTTTTATCTTGCTTTTATAGTCACTGCTATCGGTCTGGTGCTGAGCACCTTTGTCGGCTGGAGCATGCACGGCACCGTCAAGGGCCTCGTGAATGTTCTGTTCATCACGGCGGTCCTGTCCGTGCTGGAAATCTCGCTTTCCTTCGACAACGCCATCGTCAACGCCAATAAACTGCGGGAAATGACGCCTGTCTGGCAGCACCGTTTCCTGACGTGGGGTATCCTGATCGCGGTCTTTGGCATGCGGATCGTGTTCCCCGTTCTGGTCGTCGCGATTGCCGCCAAGGTAGGGCCGCTTCAGGCGGTCAATCTGGCTCTGTCGCATCCACACGAATATGCCGAGATCATGGAAGGCGCCCGCGTGCCGATCAGCGCATTCGGCGGCACATTCCTTTTGATGGTCGCGCTTTCCTATTTCTTCGACCCCGACAAAGAGGTCCACTGGCTCCCCGGTGTGGAGCGTCTGATGGCGAAGGTCGGCGGCGCGAAGTTCCTCGTCGTGACCATCGTTCTGGGCACGATTACCTTTGTCTCCAGCCTGTTCGATCCGCTGATGAGTTCGCTGTTCCTCCGCTCCGCGATCTGGGGACTGCTGACGTTCCTGCTGGTCGAGGTGCTGAGCGATTATCTTGATACGGGCAACACGGGCGTTGCCGCGTCGGGCGGTCTGGGCGCGTTCCTCTACCTCGAAGTACTGGACGCGTCGTTCAGTTTCGACGGCGTAATCGGCGCGTTTGCCTTGACGCAGAACCTTTTCATCATCGCGATCGGCCTCGGCATCGGTGCGATGTATGTGCGATCAATGACGGTGATGCTGGTCGAGAAGGGGACCTTGAACGAATATCGCTACCTCGAGAACGGAGCCTTCTGGTCGATCCTCGTGCTTGCGATTATCATGTTCGTGCAAGTCACCCACCACGTACCCGAAGCTCTCACCGGCCTCATCGGGGGCGTCTTGATCGGAGCCTCGTTCTTTGCATCCGTCCGGCACAACCGCATCCATGGAAGCTGATCGCGAAGTCGACGCGATCGGCCTGCTGTGCCCGCTGCCTGTGCTGAAGGCCCGCAAGGTGCTCGAAGCGATGGAGCCGGGGCAGGTGCTGCGCCTGCTGGCATCGGACAAGATGGCGGCGGTGGACCTGCCGCTTTTCTGCCGCGAGGCGGGACATGAGTTTCTGGGCGCAACGGATGTCGATGGCGGCACGGCCTATCTGATCCGCAGGAGCTAGCTTTCCAGATCTTTGGGCGTGTTGAAGTTGCGGAAGATGTCGCCGTCGAACCGGACTTCCTTCGCGCCGACCTGCTTGGCCCAGCCCATCACACGTCGCTCGCCACTTTCTAAATATGCGCGCAGATGTGGTGCAAGGCTGGTCTGCCAAAGACCCAACGTGGGATGCGCCCGCCATTCGCCGTCCACCAGCGAGGCGGCATAGGAGGGGGCCGTCAGCCGCTGTACCAGATCGTGCGGCAGGCAAACCGTATCACCGGCGACGACAAGCACTTCGTTGCCCTCGGCCCATTCCAGCGCAGTCAACAGTCCCGACAGCGGTCCGCAGTCGGGCAGGCCGTCCGCGACGACTTCGCCATATCCCGCATACCGCGCTGGATCGCCGCCCGCGTTGATCGCGATATCTCCCACCTGACCTGCTAGGCCTTCCAGCACATGCTCGATCAGCGGACGCCCGCGCCAGTGCATCAACGGTTTGTCGCCGCCGCCCATGCGCGTGGCCTTGCCGCCTGCGAGGATGACTGCCGGTGGTTTGTGCATAGCTCGCCTTTCCTTTTCCCGCGCATCCTGCAATCCTGCGCGTACCGTCACAAGAGGAAGCCATGCTCGGCTATATCATCGCGACCAAAACGCAGACCGCCAATACCACTCTGACCGAGGTGTCTCGCCGCTTGCTGGCGGAAGGCGTCACGCTGGTCGGTGCCTGCCAGATCAACGACGATCCGCAGGACGGCACGCCCTATCACATGGACCTGCACCTGATCCCCGATGGCGATATCATCCGCATCAGCCAGAACCTCGGCCCGCTGGCGTCGGGTTGCCGACTGGATGGGGCCGCGTTGGAGCAAGCTGCTGGCAAGGTTCAAACAAAGCTGTCAGGTGCGCCGCAGATGTTGCTCGCCAACAAATTCGGCAAGCAAGAGGCTGAGGGACGCGGGTTCCGTCCCGTGGTGGGCGAAGCGCTCGCCGCCGGAATTCCCTGTCTGCTCGCCGTGCGTGACGAAACCGTACCTGCGTTCATCGAATTCACCGATGGCATGGGGGAAGAGCTTCCCAACGATGTCGATGCGGTGATGGCGTGGGCCAAGCAGACGTTGCTGGAGACAGCATAAAGGGGCCCGAAGGCCCCTTTTTTCAGTTCGCTTTCTGCTCGTCCGCCATCCGCTTGAGGGTTCGGCGTTTCGACGAGAACGAGAAGATCAGCACACCCACCGTCACAATCGCGATCATGATCGTCGAAAGCGCGTTGATCTGCGGTTTCACACCGCGCCGCACTTCCGAGAAAATCTCGATCGGCAGGGTGGTGGCGCCGGGGCCTGTGGTGAAGGACGCAATCACGAGGTCATCGAGCGACAGCGTGAACGCGAGCAACCAGCCGGAGATGACCGCAGGCGCAATGTTCGGCAGCGTCACATTGATGAACGTGTCGAATGCCGACGCGCCAAGGTCCGACGCGGCTTCTTCCAGCGACTGGTCGAAGGTCAGCAGGCGGGACGATACGACCACCGACACGTAGCACATCGCGAAGGTCGTGTGTGCCAGCACGATGGTCAGCATGCCCATCTGGTTGAACATCGCCTTAAACAGCAACAGCAGCGACAGACCGAGGATCACGTCCGGCATCACGAGCGGCGCGTAGGTCATGCCCGAGAAAAGCGTGCGGCCGTAGAACTTGCCTCCGCGCACCAAGACATAGGCCGTGATGGTGCCGAGGATCGTGGACAGCGTTGCCGTGGCGAAGGCCACCCGCAATGTCACCCAAGCGGCGTCGAGGAACTTCTCGTCGTGGAACAGTTCGCCGTACCACTTGGTCGAAAAGCCGCCCCAGATCGCGACGTTGCGGCCACCGTTGAACGAGAAAATCACGAGGATGATCATCGGGATGTAGAGGAACGCGAAACCCAGCGTCAGCGACGTGAGGTTGAACCAGCTCATTTTCTTCATTGGTCAGCCTCCGCCTGTTTTTGCTGGTTGCGCTGGAACAGCACGATCGGGACCACGAGGATCAGCAGCAGGATCACCGCTACCGCAGAGGCCACCGGCCAGTCGCGGTTGGAGAAGAACTCTTCATACAGGATCTTACCGATCATCAGCGTGTCTGATCCGCCAAGCAGCGACGGGATTACGAATTCGCCGAGCACGGGGATGAACACGAGGAAACAGCCCGCGATGATACCCGGCATCGAAAGGGGCAGGGTGACGAGCCAGAAGCCTTGCGTACGGGTGCAGCCAAGGTCTTCGGCCGCTTCGAGCAGCGAGACGTCCAGCTTTTCCAGCGTCGCATAAATCGGCAGGATCATGAACGGCAGGTAGGTGTAGACGATGCCGACATAGACCGCGAAATTCGTGTTCAGCATGGTCAGCGGCTCGTCGATGATCCCGAGCCACAGCAGGAAGCTGTTCAGGAACCCTTCGCGACCCAGAATGCCCATCCATGCATAAACGCGGATCAGGAACGAGGTCCAGAACGGCAAAATAACAAGCATCATCAAGGTCGGGCGCCATTCCTCGGAGGCTTTCGCCATGCCGTATGCAATCGGGAAGGCGACAAGCAATGTGATCGCGGTCGAGATGATCGCGATTTTGGCCGAGGACAAATAGGCGGTGTAGTAAAGCGGGTCGCTGGCGAGGAATTCGAAATTCTCGAAGTCCAGATTGCCGAAGAACGACTTAAGGCCGGTCCATCCCTCCGACATCTCAAGCGTCGGGGTATAGGGCGGGATCGCGATGGCGGGGTCCGACAGTGAAATCTTCACCACGATGATGAAGGGCACGAGGAAGAACACCAGCAGCCACAGGTAGGGTACCGCGATCACGGCAAGACGGCGGTTGATACGGTAGGCCGCGACGAAAACCGCGAAGGCAATCAGCAAGCCGCCGGTAAAGTGGCTGCCATCCGCTTGGTTCAGCCAGATCAATGCGACGCCTGCCACTGCGAGCAGGGCGGCAAGGACCAGATCGGCCTTACTGGCGTATGCCGACTCCAGAGTTTGGGAAAAGCGCATACCGCCCCCTTACTCGGTCAGCACAACGCCGGCGGTGTCGGTCCACGACAGCCAGACATTGTCTTCCCAAGTGAAGTCGCGGCGCGACAGGCGGCGGCTGTTGGTCATCGAGGCCTCGACCTTCTGACCGTTGCCCAACGTGACGAAGTAGCTCGACAGGTGACCAAGGTAGCCGATGTCGAGAATGGTGCCGTGCGCGTGGTTTGCGCGGTCGGTCATCGGTTCAGAAGTCACAGCGATTTTCTCGGGGCGGATGGCGTAGGACACGCGCTGGCCGTCGGTGATGTGTTTGTCCGTCTTGGCATGGATCGGCGCGGCACCTTCGGCGTAGTGGATTTCGATCCCGCCTTCGACGACCTTTGCGTTGCCTTCGATGATGTTCACATCACCAATAAAGTCGGCCACATAGACGCTGTTGGGCTCTTCGTAGATGCCGGAGGGCGTGTCGACCTGAATGAGCTTGCCGTTGTCCATGACCGCGATGCGGCTGGCGACGGTCATCGCTTCTTCTTGGTCGTGGGTCACGATGACGAAGGTCGTGCCCGTCTTCTCCTGAATGTCCATCAGTTCGAACTGCGTGTCGTTGCGCAGCTTTTTATCAAGCGCGCCAAGCGGCTCGTCGAGCAGCAGGAGCTTGGGTGCCTTGGCGAGCGAGCGGGCGAGGGCGACGCGCTGGCGCTGGCCACCGGATATCTGGTGGGGTTTGCGCTTGGCAAACTTCTCAAGTCGCGTGAGACGGAGCATCTCTGCAACGCGGTCCTTGATCTGGTCTTTGGGCATGTCGGAGCGGCGCAGACCGAAAGCGATGTTGTCGAACACGCTCAGGTGCGGGAACAGCGCGTAGCTTTGGAACATCATGTTAACGGGGCGCTTGTTTGGGGGAACTTTCACGATGTCCTGTCCGCCAAGAAGGATCTGGCCTTCGCTCGGCATCTCGAAACCTGCGAGCATCCGCATTAGCGTGGTCTTGCCGCAGCCCGACGGGCCGAGGAGAGCAAAGAATTCCTTGGCGTAGATGTCGAGGGTCAGGTTGTCGATTGCGGTGAAATCACCAAACCGCTTGGTCACGTTCTTGAACTGGATCAGCGGCTTTTCGTTGGGGTCATTCCACGGGGCAAAGACTACCGGCGTTTTGGAAAGTTCGGCCATAATTCCGAAATGCTCCTTGTAAAATAGGACCCCGCGCCCGTGTTTCAGGGCGCGGGGCAACAGGCATCAAATTAGATGCCCGATTTGATCTTGGTCCACAGACGGGTCAGCGTACGCTGCGAACGCGCATCCCACGGGGTTGTGGT
Above is a window of Marivivens aquimaris DNA encoding:
- a CDS encoding ABC transporter ATP-binding protein, whose translation is MAELSKTPVVFAPWNDPNEKPLIQFKNVTKRFGDFTAIDNLTLDIYAKEFFALLGPSGCGKTTLMRMLAGFEMPSEGQILLGGQDIVKVPPNKRPVNMMFQSYALFPHLSVFDNIAFGLRRSDMPKDQIKDRVAEMLRLTRLEKFAKRKPHQISGGQRQRVALARSLAKAPKLLLLDEPLGALDKKLRNDTQFELMDIQEKTGTTFVIVTHDQEEAMTVASRIAVMDNGKLIQVDTPSGIYEEPNSVYVADFIGDVNIIEGNAKVVEGGIEIHYAEGAAPIHAKTDKHITDGQRVSYAIRPEKIAVTSEPMTDRANHAHGTILDIGYLGHLSSYFVTLGNGQKVEASMTNSRRLSRRDFTWEDNVWLSWTDTAGVVLTE
- a CDS encoding ABC transporter permease, with the protein product MKKMSWFNLTSLTLGFAFLYIPMIILVIFSFNGGRNVAIWGGFSTKWYGELFHDEKFLDAAWVTLRVAFATATLSTILGTITAYVLVRGGKFYGRTLFSGMTYAPLVMPDVILGLSLLLLFKAMFNQMGMLTIVLAHTTFAMCYVSVVVSSRLLTFDQSLEEAASDLGASAFDTFINVTLPNIAPAVISGWLLAFTLSLDDLVIASFTTGPGATTLPIEIFSEVRRGVKPQINALSTIMIAIVTVGVLIFSFSSKRRTLKRMADEQKAN
- a CDS encoding ABC transporter permease subunit: MRFSQTLESAYASKADLVLAALLAVAGVALIWLNQADGSHFTGGLLIAFAVFVAAYRINRRLAVIAVPYLWLLVFFLVPFIIVVKISLSDPAIAIPPYTPTLEMSEGWTGLKSFFGNLDFENFEFLASDPLYYTAYLSSAKIAIISTAITLLVAFPIAYGMAKASEEWRPTLMMLVILPFWTSFLIRVYAWMGILGREGFLNSFLLWLGIIDEPLTMLNTNFAVYVGIVYTYLPFMILPIYATLEKLDVSLLEAAEDLGCTRTQGFWLVTLPLSMPGIIAGCFLVFIPVLGEFVIPSLLGGSDTLMIGKILYEEFFSNRDWPVASAVAVILLLILVVPIVLFQRNQQKQAEADQ
- a CDS encoding DUF475 domain-containing protein, with product MPATTAHKSVLRYFYLAFIVTAIGLVLSTFVGWSMHGTVKGLVNVLFITAVLSVLEISLSFDNAIVNANKLREMTPVWQHRFLTWGILIAVFGMRIVFPVLVVAIAAKVGPLQAVNLALSHPHEYAEIMEGARVPISAFGGTFLLMVALSYFFDPDKEVHWLPGVERLMAKVGGAKFLVVTIVLGTITFVSSLFDPLMSSLFLRSAIWGLLTFLLVEVLSDYLDTGNTGVAASGGLGAFLYLEVLDASFSFDGVIGAFALTQNLFIIAIGLGIGAMYVRSMTVMLVEKGTLNEYRYLENGAFWSILVLAIIMFVQVTHHVPEALTGLIGGVLIGASFFASVRHNRIHGS
- a CDS encoding accessory factor UbiK family protein, which encodes MQTRNKILDDFSQLMTNAMGVAQGAKDEANNAMKSMLDRWLAERDFVTREEFDAVRLMAQKAREENEALKARLDALENK
- a CDS encoding sulfurtransferase TusA family protein, which encodes MEADREVDAIGLLCPLPVLKARKVLEAMEPGQVLRLLASDKMAAVDLPLFCREAGHEFLGATDVDGGTAYLIRRS
- the mobA gene encoding molybdenum cofactor guanylyltransferase MobA, with the protein product MHKPPAVILAGGKATRMGGGDKPLMHWRGRPLIEHVLEGLAGQVGDIAINAGGDPARYAGYGEVVADGLPDCGPLSGLLTALEWAEGNEVLVVAGDTVCLPHDLVQRLTAPSYAASLVDGEWRAHPTLGLWQTSLAPHLRAYLESGERRVMGWAKQVGAKEVRFDGDIFRNFNTPKDLES
- a CDS encoding DUF2478 domain-containing protein encodes the protein MLGYIIATKTQTANTTLTEVSRRLLAEGVTLVGACQINDDPQDGTPYHMDLHLIPDGDIIRISQNLGPLASGCRLDGAALEQAAGKVQTKLSGAPQMLLANKFGKQEAEGRGFRPVVGEALAAGIPCLLAVRDETVPAFIEFTDGMGEELPNDVDAVMAWAKQTLLETA